The Benincasa hispida cultivar B227 chromosome 9, ASM972705v1, whole genome shotgun sequence genome has a segment encoding these proteins:
- the LOC120086665 gene encoding DNA-directed RNA polymerases II, IV and V subunit 11-like codes for MNVPDRYERFVVPEGAKKVSYERDTKIMNAATFILEREDHTIGHILRMQLHRDDNVLFAGYQLPHPLKYRILVRIQTASQSSPMQAYNQAINDLDKELDVLKYELEGEISRFSRNY; via the exons atGAATGTCCCTGATCGCTACGAGCGCTTCGTCGTCCCCGAGGGCGCCAAGAA GGTTTCATACGAGAGAGACACGAAGATCATGAATGCGGCGACCTTTATATTAGAGAGAGAGGATCATACTATCGGACATATCCTCCGGAT GCAACTTCACAGAGACGATAATGTGTTGTTTGCTGGCTACCAGCTTCCTCATCCTCTCAAGTACAGAATACTTGTTCGG ATACAAACGGCTAGCCAGTCTTCACCGATGCAGGCATATAATCAGGCTATCAATGATTTGGACAAGGAGCTTGACGTTTTGAAATATGAGCTTGAG GGTGAGATTTCAAGGTTCTCGAGGAACTATTAG
- the LOC120085091 gene encoding cation/H(+) antiporter 28 isoform X1, translating into MARTRDREPSRSLANATCTIRLTEIFGKATRSILGFFLMVGLCNGVHYLLRPFSQPRITSDTIVGLVIGNFIRKQLDISTIKTLRYIVDFGMICYMFVLGLEVDPYVLFKAPTRDAKVAYAGMISTLILACSIIPFISFAKSKEISFIISLSTVLSSTASPVLTRLITSLKIGKSDIGRLVIGAGMHSDFISTLMICIGYLFCKCQETRISLIKGFQLGILLLIQAVLTAKVSPVFMNWVNNENPEGKPMKGPHLVLAVAFMAFLCCCPTAFGYNPILSAFLAGTFLPREGRVSRWAIGKINYLLTTIFFPIFFVWMGVESKLSDFEPGQIMTWVRLILLFAIATVGKVVGTVIAGAILGFHWPESVALGLLLTMKGHFHIYLAIAAKTAGKITTSTSLVMVIVIFFTVVHAPKVVAHIIQRARKRTPTHRMALQLLDPSSELKILLCVHGPQNSAAAINIMEISRGTANPGVVVYVTDMIELTDEIASTLVQGEGVDTVTVTHTGVTQMRDQVTSAVQSYVDENGEGITLRRMLALSTFNSMAQDICILAEELMGALIILPFHKSQRGDGSLSEGQSAFRYVNRKVLRHAPCSVGILVDRGLGSVEKVSRSYVSQNVAVIFIGGKDDREALAYAGRVARHPGVKLSVIRFLVDADAENAARRAGTYRISVAEQEEEMRQDDECFAYFYERHVAGGHVAYVEKHLASSSETYSTLKSLEGQYALIIVGRGGKVNSVLTFGMNDWQQCPELGPIGDILSGSEFSVRTSVLIIHQHNLKGELDGLDDDFSIM; encoded by the exons ATGGCGAGGACTAGAGATCGTGAGCCATCGCGATCgttagcaaatgctacatgcACAATTCGGCTGACTGAAATTTTCGGGAAGGCGACCAGGTCTATTTTGGGCTTCTTTCTCATGGTGGGTCTTTGCAATGGCGTTCATTACCTTCTGAGGCCATTTTCTCAACCTCGCATTACCTCTGATACGATC GTAGGTTTGGTTATTGGAAACTTCATAAGGAAGCAACTTGATATATCAACGATTAAGACACTGCGTTATATCGTCGACTTTGGTATGATATGCTATATGTTTGTGCTAGGATTGGAGGTGGATCCATATGTACTCTTCAAAGCACCTACACGTGATGCTAAGGTAGCTTATGCTGGAATGATTTCGACACTCATCTTAGCCTGTTCCATAATCCCATTTATTAGCTTTGCAAAGTCAAAAGAGATCAGTTTCATAATCTCCCTCTCAACTGTCCTCTCTAGCACAGCTTCTCCTGTGCTAACCCGTTTGATTACCAGTCTTAAAATAGGCAAGTCAGATATAGGCCGGCTCGTCATTGGTGCCGGAATGCATTCTGATTTTATATCCACTCTCATGATTTGTATTGGTTATCTCTTTTGCAAATGCCAAGAGACACGCATTTCCCTTATAAAAGGTTTTCAATTAGGTATTCTATTATTGATCCAAGCAGTACTGACAGCGAAGGTTTCACCGGTATTCATGAACTGGGTAAATAATGAAAACCCCGAGGGTAAACCTATGAAAGGTCCTCACCTGGTTCTTGCAGTTGCTTTCATGGCCTTCCTTTGCTGCTGCCCTACTGCATTTGGTTACAATCCGATTCTCAGTGCATTCTTAGCTGGAACGTTTTTACCTCGAGAAGGTAGAGTATCAAGATGGGCAATTGGAAAAATTAACTACCTGCTCACTACCATTTTCTTTCCCATCTTCTTCGTTTGGATGGGGGTTGAATCCAAGTTGAGTGACTTTGAACCTGGACAAATAATGACATGGGTCAGGTTAATTCTGCTTTTTGCTATTGCAACCGTAGGAAAAGTTGTTGGTACTGTCATTGCTGGGGCAATTTTGGGGTTTCATTGGCCCGAATCAGTAGCACTTGGACTGCTGTTAACCATGAAGGGCCATTTTCATATATACTTGGCTATTGCTGCAAAAACA GCTGGAAAGATAACTACATCTACGAGCTTGGTGATGGTAATTGTAATATTCTTTACAGTCGTGCATGCTCCAAAAGTTGTAGCGCATATAATTCAAAGGGCAAGGAAACGCACGCCTACACATCGAATGGCTCTCCAATTGCTTGATCCATCAAGTGAGCTTAAGATCTTGTTATGTGTACATGGACCTCAGAACAGTGCAGCAGCCATTAACATCATGGAGATTTCTCGGGGGACAGCTAACCCTGGGGTTGTTGTATATGTCACAGACATGATTGAACTTACAGATGAAATAGCATCCACATTAGTTCAGGGTGAAGGAGTGGACACTGTGACTGTAACCCACACAGGAGTGACACAAATGAGAGACCAAGTTACTTCTGCAGTTCAGAGCTATGTAGATGAAAATGGAGAAGGGATTACCCTTAGAAGAATGTTGGCTCTCTCAACATTCAATTCTATGGCTCAGGACATTTGCATTTTGGCAGAGGAATTGATGGGAGCTCTTATCATATTGCCATTCCACAAGAGCCAGCGTGGAGATGGGTCGTTGAGTGAGGGCCAATCAGCTTTCCGCTATGTGAACCGCAAG gTTCTCAGGCATGCCCCCTGCTCCGTGGGAATCCTAGTGGATCGAGGTCTTGGATCAGTAGAGAAAGTTTCAAGGTCGTATGTATCTCAAAATGTGGCAGTCATCTTCATTGGTGGTAAAGATGACCGAGAAGCATTAGCCTACGCCGGTCGAGTAGCAAGGCATCCTGGAGTTAAACTTTCTGTGATTAGATTCTTGGTGGATGCTGATGCAGAAAATGCTGCAAGAAGAGCTGGGACTTACAGGATAAGTGTTGCCGAGCAGGAAGAGGAAATGAGACAAGACGACGAATGCTTTGCCTACTTTTACGAACGGCATGTGGCTGGTGGGCATGTTGCTTATGTCGAAAAACACCTGGCCAGTTCCTCGGAGACTTATTCTACTTTGAAATCACTGGAAGGGCAATACGCCCTCATAATTGTAGGTCGAGGTGGGAAGGTCAACTCGGTGTTAACTTTTGGGATGAATGACTGGCAACAATGTCCAGAACTGGGTCCCATAGGGGATATTCTTTCCGGGTCTGAATTCTCTGTTAGAACCTCGGTTTTGATCATCCATCAGCACAATCTAAAAGGAGAACTAGATGGACTTGATGATGACTTTTCAATTATGTAG
- the LOC120085091 gene encoding cation/H(+) antiporter 28 isoform X2: MVQSFISSKGKTRINNKNFITEKRRGKNKGRRRRNAMARTRDREPSRSLANATCTIRLTEIFGKATRSILGFFLMVGLCNGVHYLLRPFSQPRITSDTIVGLVIGNFIRKQLDISTIKTLRYIVDFGMICYMFVLGLEVDPYVLFKAPTRDAKVAYAGMISTLILACSIIPFISFAKSKEISFIISLSTVLSSTASPVLTRLITSLKIGKSDIGRLVIGAGMHSDFISTLMICIGYLFCKCQETRISLIKGFQLGILLLIQAVLTAKVSPVFMNWVNNENPEGKPMKGPHLVLAVAFMAFLCCCPTAFGYNPILSAFLAGTFLPREGRVSRWAIGKINYLLTTIFFPIFFVWMGVESKLSDFEPGQIMTWVRLILLFAIATVGKVVGTVIAGAILGFHWPESVALGLLLTMKGHFHIYLAIAAKTAGKITTSTSLVMVIVIFFTVVHAPKVVAHIIQRARKRTPTHRMALQLLDPSSELKILLCVHGPQNSAAAINIMEISRGTANPGVVVYVTDMIELTDEIASTLVQGEGVDTVTVTHTGVTQMRDQVTSAVQSYVDENGEGITLRRMLALSTFNSMAQDICILAEELMGALIILPFHKSQRGDGSLSEGQSAFRYVNRKVLRHAPCSVGILVDRGLGSVEKVSRSYVSQNVAVIFIGGKDDREALAYAGRVARHPGVKLSVIRFLVDADAENAARRAGTYRISVAEQEEEMRQDDECFAYFYERHVAGGHVAYVEKHLASSSETYSTLKSLEGQYALIIVGRGGKVNSVLTFGMNDWQQCPELGPIGDILSGSEFSVRTSVLIIHQHNLKGELDGLDDDFSIM, translated from the exons ATGGTGCAATCCTTCATCAGTTCCAAGGGAAAAACTAGGATCAACAACAAAAACTTCATCACAGAGAAGAGGAGGGGAAAAAATAAGG gaagaagaagaagaaacgcaATGGCGAGGACTAGAGATCGTGAGCCATCGCGATCgttagcaaatgctacatgcACAATTCGGCTGACTGAAATTTTCGGGAAGGCGACCAGGTCTATTTTGGGCTTCTTTCTCATGGTGGGTCTTTGCAATGGCGTTCATTACCTTCTGAGGCCATTTTCTCAACCTCGCATTACCTCTGATACGATC GTAGGTTTGGTTATTGGAAACTTCATAAGGAAGCAACTTGATATATCAACGATTAAGACACTGCGTTATATCGTCGACTTTGGTATGATATGCTATATGTTTGTGCTAGGATTGGAGGTGGATCCATATGTACTCTTCAAAGCACCTACACGTGATGCTAAGGTAGCTTATGCTGGAATGATTTCGACACTCATCTTAGCCTGTTCCATAATCCCATTTATTAGCTTTGCAAAGTCAAAAGAGATCAGTTTCATAATCTCCCTCTCAACTGTCCTCTCTAGCACAGCTTCTCCTGTGCTAACCCGTTTGATTACCAGTCTTAAAATAGGCAAGTCAGATATAGGCCGGCTCGTCATTGGTGCCGGAATGCATTCTGATTTTATATCCACTCTCATGATTTGTATTGGTTATCTCTTTTGCAAATGCCAAGAGACACGCATTTCCCTTATAAAAGGTTTTCAATTAGGTATTCTATTATTGATCCAAGCAGTACTGACAGCGAAGGTTTCACCGGTATTCATGAACTGGGTAAATAATGAAAACCCCGAGGGTAAACCTATGAAAGGTCCTCACCTGGTTCTTGCAGTTGCTTTCATGGCCTTCCTTTGCTGCTGCCCTACTGCATTTGGTTACAATCCGATTCTCAGTGCATTCTTAGCTGGAACGTTTTTACCTCGAGAAGGTAGAGTATCAAGATGGGCAATTGGAAAAATTAACTACCTGCTCACTACCATTTTCTTTCCCATCTTCTTCGTTTGGATGGGGGTTGAATCCAAGTTGAGTGACTTTGAACCTGGACAAATAATGACATGGGTCAGGTTAATTCTGCTTTTTGCTATTGCAACCGTAGGAAAAGTTGTTGGTACTGTCATTGCTGGGGCAATTTTGGGGTTTCATTGGCCCGAATCAGTAGCACTTGGACTGCTGTTAACCATGAAGGGCCATTTTCATATATACTTGGCTATTGCTGCAAAAACA GCTGGAAAGATAACTACATCTACGAGCTTGGTGATGGTAATTGTAATATTCTTTACAGTCGTGCATGCTCCAAAAGTTGTAGCGCATATAATTCAAAGGGCAAGGAAACGCACGCCTACACATCGAATGGCTCTCCAATTGCTTGATCCATCAAGTGAGCTTAAGATCTTGTTATGTGTACATGGACCTCAGAACAGTGCAGCAGCCATTAACATCATGGAGATTTCTCGGGGGACAGCTAACCCTGGGGTTGTTGTATATGTCACAGACATGATTGAACTTACAGATGAAATAGCATCCACATTAGTTCAGGGTGAAGGAGTGGACACTGTGACTGTAACCCACACAGGAGTGACACAAATGAGAGACCAAGTTACTTCTGCAGTTCAGAGCTATGTAGATGAAAATGGAGAAGGGATTACCCTTAGAAGAATGTTGGCTCTCTCAACATTCAATTCTATGGCTCAGGACATTTGCATTTTGGCAGAGGAATTGATGGGAGCTCTTATCATATTGCCATTCCACAAGAGCCAGCGTGGAGATGGGTCGTTGAGTGAGGGCCAATCAGCTTTCCGCTATGTGAACCGCAAG gTTCTCAGGCATGCCCCCTGCTCCGTGGGAATCCTAGTGGATCGAGGTCTTGGATCAGTAGAGAAAGTTTCAAGGTCGTATGTATCTCAAAATGTGGCAGTCATCTTCATTGGTGGTAAAGATGACCGAGAAGCATTAGCCTACGCCGGTCGAGTAGCAAGGCATCCTGGAGTTAAACTTTCTGTGATTAGATTCTTGGTGGATGCTGATGCAGAAAATGCTGCAAGAAGAGCTGGGACTTACAGGATAAGTGTTGCCGAGCAGGAAGAGGAAATGAGACAAGACGACGAATGCTTTGCCTACTTTTACGAACGGCATGTGGCTGGTGGGCATGTTGCTTATGTCGAAAAACACCTGGCCAGTTCCTCGGAGACTTATTCTACTTTGAAATCACTGGAAGGGCAATACGCCCTCATAATTGTAGGTCGAGGTGGGAAGGTCAACTCGGTGTTAACTTTTGGGATGAATGACTGGCAACAATGTCCAGAACTGGGTCCCATAGGGGATATTCTTTCCGGGTCTGAATTCTCTGTTAGAACCTCGGTTTTGATCATCCATCAGCACAATCTAAAAGGAGAACTAGATGGACTTGATGATGACTTTTCAATTATGTAG